In Desulfobulbus oralis, one DNA window encodes the following:
- a CDS encoding ISL3 family transposase encodes MQIKTILNRIQVHKGFVYGPASLHELAGRLMLELEIRPRKGSRPVCSGCGKVCPGYDTQAQRRFEFVPLWGIAVFFLYAMRRVNCPDCGVKIERVPWAKGKSHLTTTYAWFLAGWAKRLSWLELARAFHTSWENVFRSVRMAVEWGLAHRDLTNVLAIGADEICWRRRKDKFVTLVYQLDQGKRRLLWIGRDRTTKTFRGFFDWFGPQSCQHLRFICSDMWKPYLRVIAEKAPDALNVLDRFHIMSHLSKAIDEIRAHEANELKSQGKEPLLAKSRWCLLKRPENLTDTQVDKLGELLACNLRTVRAYLLKEDFQRFWAYSSPAWAGKFLDAWCTRTMRSRLNSMKKVAKMLRVHRPLLLNWFQAQGEIALGCVEGLNNKAKVITKQSYGFRTYDGLEIALYHGIGDLPVPKATHRFC; translated from the coding sequence ATGCAAATCAAAACTATACTGAATCGGATCCAGGTCCACAAAGGTTTTGTGTATGGCCCTGCCAGCTTGCATGAGCTGGCAGGGCGGCTGATGCTGGAATTGGAGATCCGGCCACGCAAAGGGAGCCGGCCAGTCTGCTCCGGCTGTGGCAAAGTTTGTCCTGGCTACGATACCCAGGCCCAGCGCCGGTTTGAGTTTGTCCCCCTGTGGGGAATCGCGGTCTTCTTCCTCTATGCCATGAGACGAGTCAACTGCCCCGATTGCGGCGTCAAGATCGAGCGGGTTCCCTGGGCAAAGGGGAAAAGCCACCTGACCACCACCTATGCGTGGTTCCTCGCCGGATGGGCGAAGCGTCTTTCCTGGCTGGAGCTTGCAAGGGCCTTCCACACCTCGTGGGAGAATGTTTTCCGCTCGGTCAGGATGGCCGTGGAGTGGGGGCTGGCGCATCGCGATTTGACGAATGTCCTGGCCATCGGCGCCGACGAGATCTGCTGGCGCCGACGCAAGGATAAGTTTGTCACCCTGGTCTATCAGCTTGACCAGGGGAAAAGGCGGCTGCTCTGGATCGGCCGCGACCGTACCACCAAGACCTTCCGGGGATTTTTCGACTGGTTCGGGCCACAGAGCTGTCAACACTTGCGGTTTATTTGCAGCGATATGTGGAAGCCCTACCTGCGGGTCATTGCGGAGAAAGCTCCTGATGCGCTCAACGTTCTTGACCGTTTCCATATCATGTCCCACCTGAGCAAGGCCATTGACGAGATCAGGGCGCATGAGGCCAACGAGTTGAAAAGCCAAGGAAAAGAACCGCTCCTGGCCAAAAGCCGCTGGTGTCTGTTGAAACGGCCTGAAAACCTGACCGACACCCAGGTGGACAAACTCGGAGAACTGCTTGCCTGCAACCTCAGAACCGTCCGCGCTTACCTGCTTAAGGAAGATTTTCAGCGATTCTGGGCGTACAGTTCCCCGGCCTGGGCCGGCAAATTTCTTGATGCCTGGTGCACAAGAACCATGCGCTCCAGGCTCAACTCTATGAAGAAGGTCGCCAAAATGTTGAGGGTTCATCGCCCTCTTTTGCTCAACTGGTTTCAAGCACAAGGCGAGATCGCTCTCGGGTGTGTGGAGGGTTTGAACAACAAGGCCAAAGTGATCACAAAACAATCCTATGGTTTTCGGACGTATGATGGCTTAGAAATAGCATTGTATCACGGAATTGGTGACTTACCTGTCCCAAAAGCTACCCACAGATTCTGCTGA
- the murJ gene encoding murein biosynthesis integral membrane protein MurJ, with protein sequence MAPRESAQAAQTTATIARSAGAVSIAVMCSRLLGLVREQVFAGLFGAGLAYDAFVVAFRIPNLLRDLFGEGALSAAFVTVFSEYNTNKSQQETWRLASNVLVFFAVFVSGLTLIALLCAEPIVHLLAPDFQLVAGKTELTATLTRIMLPFLLFVSLSAVVMGMLNTKGKFFVPALSSSFFNLGSIVGGLTLAWLLPRFGLPAIVGMAWATLLGGALQLLIQVPTLGKTGFRFHFVFAPRDSGLRRILLLMLPATIGLSATQLNIFINTNFAASCGQGAVSWLNYAFRLVQLPIGVFGVALSIAIMPVLAREAAERDLNSLKQTFTSSLVLVLALALPATAGLVLLAEPIIRLIFEHGAFTATDTQATAQALCWYSVGLFAYAANKVMVPVFYATGNTRYPVIGSFLGVAANLAVINLVIATMGHRGIAFSTSCAMMLNFVFLSVVLYRKLHGYPLWHLVTGLGKIFCASGLMLAVTWGMRQLLAPWLAGMLLQQILAIAAIVLVAVLSYGSLLQLLRLPEYTLITKKFRQRFARRPS encoded by the coding sequence ATGGCCCCACGAGAATCCGCCCAAGCAGCCCAAACCACTGCCACCATCGCCCGTTCCGCAGGAGCCGTCAGCATTGCCGTTATGTGCAGTCGCCTCCTGGGTCTGGTTCGGGAGCAGGTCTTTGCCGGCCTCTTTGGCGCCGGCCTGGCCTACGACGCCTTTGTCGTTGCCTTCCGCATTCCCAACCTTTTGCGCGACCTCTTCGGCGAGGGGGCGCTGTCCGCGGCCTTTGTCACCGTCTTTTCCGAATACAACACCAACAAAAGCCAACAGGAGACCTGGCGGCTGGCAAGCAATGTCCTCGTTTTCTTCGCGGTCTTTGTGAGCGGCCTCACCCTGATCGCGCTGCTCTGCGCCGAACCCATCGTGCACCTGTTGGCCCCCGATTTCCAGTTGGTGGCCGGCAAGACGGAGCTGACCGCCACGCTCACCCGCATCATGCTGCCCTTTCTGCTCTTCGTGTCGCTCTCCGCCGTGGTCATGGGCATGCTGAACACCAAGGGCAAATTTTTCGTGCCCGCGCTGTCGTCCAGCTTCTTCAATCTGGGTTCCATTGTGGGCGGCCTGACACTCGCCTGGCTGCTGCCGCGCTTCGGCCTGCCTGCCATTGTCGGCATGGCCTGGGCTACGCTGTTGGGCGGGGCGCTCCAGCTCCTGATCCAGGTGCCGACCCTCGGCAAAACCGGTTTCCGCTTCCACTTCGTCTTCGCGCCCCGGGACAGCGGACTCAGGCGCATACTGCTCCTGATGCTGCCCGCCACCATCGGCCTTTCGGCGACCCAGCTCAACATCTTCATCAATACCAACTTCGCCGCCTCCTGCGGCCAGGGGGCGGTGTCCTGGCTGAACTATGCCTTCCGGCTCGTACAACTGCCGATCGGCGTTTTCGGCGTGGCGCTCTCCATCGCAATCATGCCGGTTTTGGCCAGAGAGGCGGCAGAGAGGGACCTGAACAGCCTGAAACAGACCTTCACCTCTTCCCTTGTTCTGGTGCTGGCGCTGGCCTTGCCGGCCACGGCCGGACTGGTGCTGCTGGCCGAACCCATCATCCGGCTGATCTTCGAGCACGGCGCCTTCACCGCGACAGACACCCAGGCCACCGCGCAGGCGCTCTGCTGGTACAGCGTGGGTCTCTTTGCCTATGCGGCCAACAAGGTCATGGTGCCGGTCTTTTACGCCACCGGCAACACCCGCTACCCGGTCATCGGCAGTTTTCTGGGAGTGGCGGCCAATCTGGCGGTCATCAATCTGGTGATTGCCACCATGGGCCACCGGGGCATCGCCTTTTCGACCTCCTGCGCCATGATGCTGAACTTCGTATTCCTAAGCGTCGTGCTCTACCGCAAGCTGCACGGCTATCCGCTGTGGCATCTGGTCACGGGTCTGGGCAAAATCTTCTGCGCCTCTGGGCTCATGCTGGCCGTGACCTGGGGCATGAGGCAGCTCCTGGCCCCATGGCTCGCCGGCATGCTCCTTCAGCAGATCCTGGCCATTGCGGCCATCGTGCTGGTTGCGGTGCTGAGCTACGGCAGCCTGCTGCAGCTCCTGCGGCTGCCTGAATACACATTGATCACCAAAAAATTCCGTCAGCGCTTCGCCCGCCGCCCGAGCTGA
- the fusA gene encoding elongation factor G, with translation MQDVQQIRNIVILGHGNSGKTTLAEALLFTGGAIKRQGRVDDGNSSMDFEPEEAKRHISISTAFAQIGWKKHEIFLADTPGDDNFVNETRFAAQVADAAILTVGAVTGVRSQTEKFIDLILDNKLPSLICVCKMDKERADFQKTLAGLREKAGLSPVVLYLPIGAEDKFRGVVDIVAGKALLFGENGTLSETGIPADLAAEAARLREVLMEHVAETDDALIEKFLEEGALSDEELMGGLKAAIRTAAIAPVCPCAALANKGMAPILDTLVGLLPSPAELPARAGIDPKNGEVIERTGQADAPFSAQVFKTMADPFAGRLTIFRVFSGTLKGDSFYNASKDETERFGQLFVMCGKEQRPVAAAVPGMIVAVAKLKSTATGDTLAEMANPIVYPALEPLPAVIAYAVSTKKGEEDKLFSSISRLLDEDLTLKLNREPQTRQTLLSGVGQVHLEVTGEKIKRKFGVELELELPKVPYRETIRGRSTVQGKHKKQSGGRGQFGDCTIEMEPLERGGHFEFVDKIVGGVIPQQYRPAVEKGILEAMEKGVIAGYPFVDVRINLIDGSAHTVDSSEIAFKIAGSLAFKKGVLEAQPVLLEPIMNVEVRVPKDCVGDVMGDLNSRRGRVLGMDSTARAEVINAQVPQAEILQYALDLTSMTGGRGAFTVAFDHYEEVPSHIAEKIIAAYQDPEGSTD, from the coding sequence ATGCAGGACGTGCAACAGATCAGGAATATCGTCATTCTTGGCCATGGCAACAGCGGCAAAACCACGCTTGCCGAGGCCCTGCTGTTCACGGGCGGCGCGATCAAGCGCCAGGGCAGGGTGGATGACGGCAACAGCAGCATGGATTTTGAGCCCGAAGAGGCCAAACGTCATATCAGCATCAGCACGGCTTTCGCCCAGATCGGCTGGAAGAAGCACGAGATTTTTCTGGCCGACACGCCGGGCGACGATAACTTCGTGAATGAAACCCGCTTTGCCGCCCAGGTGGCGGACGCCGCCATTCTTACCGTGGGTGCGGTGACCGGAGTCCGCAGCCAGACGGAAAAATTTATCGACCTGATTCTGGACAACAAGCTGCCCTCTCTCATCTGTGTCTGCAAAATGGACAAGGAGCGGGCCGATTTCCAGAAAACCCTGGCCGGGCTGCGGGAAAAGGCCGGGCTCTCTCCGGTTGTGCTCTATCTGCCGATCGGCGCGGAAGACAAGTTCAGGGGCGTGGTGGACATCGTGGCCGGCAAGGCCCTGCTCTTTGGCGAGAACGGGACGTTGAGCGAAACCGGCATTCCTGCCGATCTGGCTGCGGAGGCCGCCCGCCTGCGGGAAGTGTTGATGGAGCATGTGGCTGAAACCGATGATGCGCTTATCGAAAAATTTCTGGAAGAGGGTGCGCTTTCGGATGAAGAGCTGATGGGCGGGCTGAAGGCGGCCATCCGCACTGCGGCCATTGCCCCGGTCTGCCCCTGCGCGGCTCTGGCCAACAAGGGCATGGCCCCGATTCTGGATACCCTGGTTGGCCTTTTGCCCTCACCTGCGGAGCTGCCTGCCCGTGCGGGCATCGATCCCAAAAACGGCGAGGTGATCGAGCGGACAGGGCAGGCGGACGCGCCCTTTTCGGCGCAGGTTTTCAAGACCATGGCCGATCCCTTTGCCGGCCGGCTCACCATTTTCCGTGTTTTCTCCGGAACCTTGAAGGGGGACAGCTTCTACAATGCCTCAAAGGACGAGACCGAACGCTTTGGCCAGCTTTTCGTGATGTGCGGCAAGGAACAGCGGCCCGTGGCAGCGGCGGTGCCGGGCATGATCGTGGCGGTGGCCAAACTGAAAAGCACTGCCACCGGCGATACGCTTGCGGAGATGGCCAATCCCATCGTCTATCCCGCTCTGGAGCCGCTGCCCGCGGTCATCGCCTACGCGGTCAGCACCAAAAAGGGCGAGGAGGACAAGCTCTTCTCTTCCATTAGCCGGCTTCTGGATGAAGACCTGACCCTGAAGCTGAACCGGGAGCCCCAGACCCGGCAGACGCTTTTGTCCGGCGTGGGTCAGGTGCACCTGGAAGTGACCGGCGAGAAAATCAAGCGCAAGTTCGGTGTGGAACTGGAGCTGGAGCTGCCCAAGGTGCCGTACCGCGAGACCATCAGAGGGCGGTCAACGGTGCAGGGCAAGCACAAGAAGCAGTCCGGCGGCCGGGGACAGTTCGGCGACTGCACCATCGAGATGGAGCCGCTTGAAAGAGGCGGTCATTTCGAGTTCGTGGACAAAATCGTGGGCGGCGTGATTCCCCAGCAGTACCGGCCCGCCGTGGAAAAGGGCATTCTGGAGGCCATGGAGAAAGGCGTCATCGCAGGCTACCCCTTTGTCGATGTGCGCATCAACCTGATCGACGGCTCCGCTCACACTGTGGATTCGTCGGAAATAGCGTTCAAAATTGCAGGTTCCCTGGCATTCAAGAAGGGCGTCCTGGAGGCCCAGCCGGTGCTGTTGGAGCCGATCATGAATGTGGAAGTCCGCGTGCCCAAGGACTGCGTGGGCGATGTCATGGGCGATTTGAACAGCCGGCGCGGCCGGGTTTTGGGTATGGATTCCACGGCCAGAGCCGAGGTGATCAACGCACAGGTGCCCCAGGCCGAGATCCTGCAGTACGCTCTGGATCTGACCTCTATGACCGGGGGGCGCGGCGCTTTTACTGTGGCTTTCGACCACTACGAGGAAGTGCCGTCCCACATCGCCGAGAAGATCATTGCCGCGTATCAGGACCCGGAGGGCAGCACAGACTGA
- a CDS encoding IS5 family transposase (programmed frameshift) → MSQLFSLSAEQLERIKPFFPRSHGIPRVDDRKVISGIIYVIKHGLQWKDAPREYGPYKTLYNRFLRWSQMGIFNNIFTELAKTAGQDGQVMIDATHLKAHRTAASLLKKGLFSRCIGRTKGGLNSKTMPFATLTAGQVSDYKGAALLMDAIDALPEARELLADRGYDADWFRDALRTRGITPCILPGRSRKRLCPYDQNLYKQRHKIEIMFGRIKDWRRIAMRYDRCAHTFFSALCLAASIIFYLD, encoded by the exons ATGAGCCAACTGTTCTCCCTTTCTGCCGAGCAACTCGAACGTATCAAGCCCTTCTTTCCACGGTCACATGGTATTCCGCGGGTCGATGACCGGAAAGTCATCAGCGGCATCATTTATGTCATCAAACATGGCTTGCAGTGGAAGGATGCGCCGCGCGAGTATGGCCCTTATAAAACGCTCTACAATCGTTTTTTGCGCTGGAGCCAGATGGGCATCTTCAACAACATTTTTACCGAATTGGCAAAAACAGCGGGACAGGATGGCCAGGTGATGATCGATGCGACCCACCTCAAGGCGCATCGTACCGCCGCCAGTTTGCTCAAAAAAGGGCTCT TTTCCCGCTGCATCGGACGCACAAAGGGCGGGCTGAACTCCAAAACTATGCCCTTTGCGACGCTCACGGCAGGCCAGGTAAGCGACTACAAGGGAGCCGCCCTGCTTATGGATGCCATAGATGCTTTGCCCGAGGCCAGGGAGCTGCTGGCGGACCGTGGTTATGACGCCGACTGGTTCCGTGATGCCCTGCGTACCAGAGGCATTACGCCCTGCATCCTGCCCGGAAGGAGCCGAAAGAGACTCTGCCCGTACGATCAAAATCTGTATAAACAGCGGCACAAGATCGAGATCATGTTTGGCAGGATCAAGGACTGGCGGAGAATAGCCATGCGTTATGACCGCTGCGCACATACCTTCTTTTCAGCTCTGTGCCTCGCGGCTTCCATCATATTCTATCTCGATTAA
- a CDS encoding 16S rRNA (uracil(1498)-N(3))-methyltransferase, which produces MNLLLVEAEEICRGQVLLEGRRAAHVRAVLQARPGDTLRVGVVGGCQGRGRVLAVDEAAVRLELALDGPPPAPPPLELILALPRPIMLQRILKQATVMGMRRLHLVKSQKVEKSYFASPVLAPDKVRSLLLAGMEQARDTWLPEVRIYRQFRPFVEDVLPGLSGPGLLAHPEADRTLSEVFVLPTATAPLRLAIGPEGGWSDYELGMFAQAGFARFSMGSRILHVDTAVVALMAQIDLLCQLGRRAKR; this is translated from the coding sequence ATGAATCTTTTGCTGGTCGAGGCTGAGGAAATCTGCCGGGGCCAGGTGCTGCTGGAGGGGCGCCGGGCTGCGCATGTACGGGCAGTCCTGCAGGCCCGGCCCGGCGACACGCTCAGGGTTGGCGTGGTGGGCGGCTGTCAGGGCAGGGGCAGGGTGCTGGCTGTTGACGAGGCCGCCGTGCGGCTGGAACTGGCACTGGATGGGCCGCCGCCCGCACCACCGCCTCTGGAGCTCATTCTGGCCCTGCCACGGCCGATCATGCTGCAGCGCATCCTCAAGCAGGCCACGGTCATGGGTATGCGGCGTCTTCATCTGGTGAAAAGCCAGAAGGTGGAAAAATCCTATTTCGCAAGTCCGGTGCTGGCCCCGGACAAAGTGCGGAGTCTTCTGCTGGCAGGCATGGAGCAGGCCCGAGACACCTGGCTTCCGGAAGTGCGCATATACCGGCAGTTCAGGCCCTTTGTCGAGGATGTGCTGCCCGGTCTGTCCGGGCCTGGTCTGCTCGCCCATCCGGAGGCGGACAGGACGCTTTCTGAAGTCTTTGTCCTGCCCACAGCCACTGCGCCGCTCAGGCTGGCGATTGGCCCGGAAGGCGGCTGGAGCGACTACGAACTCGGGATGTTCGCGCAAGCCGGCTTTGCCCGTTTTTCCATGGGCAGCCGCATCCTGCACGTGGATACGGCCGTAGTGGCCCTGATGGCGCAGATCGATCTGCTCTGTCAGCTCGGGCGGCGGGCGAAGCGCTGA
- the tnpA gene encoding IS200/IS605 family transposase: MDDYAYRKGSHSIYSLKVHIVWITKYRKPVLFGDVAVRLQDLIREICRSMDIDILKGHVSKDHVHLFVSLPPQISVSKLVGRIKGKTSRKLLAENRRLSGQFWGRHLWGRGYFAASSGNVTDDVIMQYIAEQDLEERAHDDDFTLAP, translated from the coding sequence ATGGATGACTATGCGTATCGCAAAGGCTCGCATTCAATTTATTCCCTCAAGGTCCATATTGTATGGATTACCAAGTATCGCAAACCGGTTCTCTTTGGAGACGTGGCCGTGCGTTTACAGGATCTGATACGAGAAATATGCCGATCCATGGATATAGATATTTTGAAAGGGCACGTCTCCAAAGATCATGTACATCTGTTTGTTTCGCTTCCTCCACAGATTTCTGTGAGTAAATTGGTTGGCCGCATAAAAGGGAAAACCTCACGCAAGCTGCTTGCAGAAAACCGACGTTTGTCCGGGCAATTTTGGGGCCGTCATCTGTGGGGTCGCGGATATTTTGCCGCCAGTTCAGGCAATGTCACAGACGATGTCATCATGCAATATATTGCAGAGCAGGACTTGGAGGAGCGAGCCCACGATGACGATTTTACCCTGGCTCCGTAA
- a CDS encoding DEAD/DEAH box helicase: MNELITGQTVVHERFGRGQVEFPRGETAFVRFKHGIEECAVSSLQVQTGIEDLIRAGRIALQPEAICRTQAEAILSVNDTWGVFSKSRIALLPHQLWVCHRVLRNWPTQFLVADDVGLGKTIEAGLILWPLLTRGLVKRLLIICPASLVGQWQYRLREMFDIRLNQYLPPADTDKSDFWNTNNQVVASLQTLRDDHNKRHERLLAAEPWDLLIVDEAHHLNADKDTGATLGYRLVDKLLKKNLVKARLFFTGTPHRGKDYGFFALLHLLRPDLFSPKAMPDAQIPHLREVLIRNNKQNVTDMAGNKLFKPVVNHPETYAYSEEEAEFYDLLTNFIADGRAYASTLSENEQRAVMLVLIAMQKLASSSIAAIRRALIRRLERLRKKEDELNQAKERKKMIQEMLERSDDPASYLSDDLQKYEEEIIALSSALKLVKDEIPALEKLIEMTAAIREETKISAILDVLDDRYSGRNVLFFTEYKATQALLMSALMCKFGADCVTFINGDERIEGLVGPDGRAREIALKREDAAEQFNAGKVRFLVSTEAAGEGIDLQESCHTLIHVDLPWNPMRLHQRVGRLNRYGQKHPVEVVTLRNPATVESRIWDKLNTKIETIMHALGSAMDDPEDLLQLVLGMTSPGFFNNLFAEGTAVAPERLSSWFDNKAKTFGGRDVIETVQTLLGNSARFDLSDLKQIPPKDLKDLQPFFETMLSLNNRRILREEDGLAFKTPDAWTKDAPGVRSRYEGLVFSRDLRGKDAALRIVGVGHQAFDKAIRQASEFEHQLSLLPGLEQPLAVWAAFDRITSQEGYIHQMVIGISEERLFKDWEVIDLLNKALPMKPLEAATVGHCDADQLLRFLDKARTTLQTKLPEMKLPFDVPEIRLLCLLAPTGST; the protein is encoded by the coding sequence ATGAACGAGTTGATCACCGGACAAACCGTCGTCCATGAGCGTTTCGGCAGAGGGCAGGTCGAATTTCCCAGGGGCGAAACCGCCTTTGTGCGGTTCAAGCACGGCATAGAGGAATGCGCCGTCTCCTCCCTTCAGGTACAAACCGGCATCGAAGACCTGATCCGGGCTGGGCGGATCGCGCTGCAACCGGAGGCCATCTGCCGCACGCAGGCCGAGGCCATCCTGTCGGTCAACGATACCTGGGGCGTGTTTTCCAAGTCACGCATCGCCTTGTTACCGCACCAGTTGTGGGTGTGCCATCGGGTGCTGCGCAACTGGCCTACCCAGTTCCTGGTGGCCGATGACGTGGGCCTCGGCAAAACCATCGAGGCCGGACTCATCCTCTGGCCCCTGCTGACGCGGGGGCTGGTCAAACGGCTTTTGATCATCTGCCCGGCATCCCTGGTCGGACAATGGCAATACCGCCTGCGCGAGATGTTCGACATCCGCCTGAACCAGTACCTGCCCCCGGCCGACACCGACAAGTCGGATTTCTGGAACACCAACAATCAGGTCGTCGCCTCCCTGCAAACGCTTCGGGACGATCACAACAAGCGGCATGAACGCCTGCTCGCCGCCGAGCCCTGGGACTTGCTGATTGTGGACGAGGCCCACCACCTCAATGCGGACAAGGATACCGGAGCCACCCTGGGCTATCGCCTGGTGGACAAGTTGTTGAAAAAGAATCTGGTCAAGGCCCGGCTCTTTTTTACCGGCACACCGCACCGGGGCAAGGATTACGGCTTCTTCGCACTGCTGCATCTGCTCCGGCCCGATTTGTTCTCCCCCAAAGCCATGCCGGACGCGCAAATCCCCCATTTGCGGGAAGTGCTGATCCGCAACAACAAGCAGAACGTGACGGACATGGCGGGCAACAAGCTGTTCAAGCCGGTCGTCAACCATCCGGAGACCTATGCGTATTCGGAAGAGGAAGCCGAATTTTACGACCTGCTGACAAACTTCATCGCGGACGGCAGGGCCTATGCCTCCACCCTGTCCGAAAACGAGCAACGGGCAGTCATGCTGGTGTTGATCGCCATGCAGAAACTGGCATCCAGTTCCATCGCCGCCATACGCCGGGCGCTGATCCGACGCTTGGAACGCCTGCGCAAAAAAGAGGACGAGCTGAATCAGGCGAAAGAACGGAAAAAAATGATACAGGAAATGCTGGAGCGCTCCGACGATCCCGCATCATACCTGTCCGATGATCTCCAAAAGTACGAGGAGGAGATTATAGCGCTGTCTTCGGCGCTGAAGCTGGTCAAGGATGAAATACCCGCCCTGGAGAAGCTGATCGAAATGACGGCCGCCATCCGGGAGGAAACCAAGATCAGCGCCATTCTCGACGTGCTGGACGACCGCTATTCGGGGCGAAACGTATTGTTCTTTACCGAGTACAAGGCCACCCAGGCCCTGCTCATGTCGGCCCTGATGTGTAAATTCGGCGCGGATTGCGTCACCTTCATCAATGGCGACGAACGCATCGAGGGTCTTGTCGGGCCGGACGGCCGGGCGCGGGAGATAGCGCTGAAGCGGGAAGACGCTGCGGAACAGTTCAACGCGGGCAAGGTGCGTTTTCTTGTGTCCACGGAGGCGGCCGGTGAAGGCATAGACTTGCAGGAATCCTGCCACACCCTGATTCATGTTGACCTGCCCTGGAACCCCATGCGCCTGCATCAACGGGTGGGCCGCCTGAACCGTTACGGCCAGAAGCACCCCGTCGAGGTCGTCACCCTGCGCAACCCGGCCACTGTGGAATCCCGGATTTGGGACAAGCTCAACACGAAGATTGAAACCATCATGCACGCGCTGGGCAGCGCAATGGACGACCCGGAAGATTTGCTGCAACTGGTTCTGGGCATGACCTCCCCCGGCTTTTTCAACAACCTCTTCGCCGAGGGAACCGCCGTCGCGCCGGAGCGACTGTCCTCCTGGTTCGACAACAAAGCCAAAACCTTCGGCGGCCGTGACGTGATCGAAACGGTGCAAACCCTTCTCGGCAACAGCGCCCGCTTCGACTTGAGCGATCTGAAGCAAATACCGCCCAAGGACTTGAAGGACTTGCAGCCCTTTTTCGAAACCATGCTGTCACTGAACAACCGCCGAATTTTGCGCGAGGAGGACGGCCTTGCCTTCAAGACGCCGGATGCCTGGACAAAGGACGCCCCTGGTGTGCGCTCACGATATGAAGGGCTGGTCTTTTCACGCGATTTGCGGGGCAAGGACGCCGCCCTGCGGATTGTCGGCGTCGGCCACCAGGCGTTTGACAAGGCCATCCGGCAGGCGAGCGAATTCGAGCATCAGCTTTCCCTGCTGCCCGGTCTGGAGCAGCCCCTCGCGGTCTGGGCTGCATTCGACAGAATCACCTCGCAGGAGGGCTACATTCACCAGATGGTCATCGGCATATCCGAAGAACGATTGTTCAAAGACTGGGAAGTGATCGATCTCCTGAACAAGGCCCTGCCCATGAAACCCTTGGAAGCGGCAACGGTCGGACACTGCGACGCGGACCAGTTGCTCCGCTTCCTCGACAAGGCCAGAACGACCCTCCAGACGAAATTGCCCGAAATGAAGCTCCCCTTTGATGTGCCGGAAATCAGGCTTCTCTGCCTGCTTGCGCCAACCGGGTCAACCTGA
- a CDS encoding phosphoadenosine phosphosulfate reductase family protein, with translation MYSYTYDPETGGLLLNASPAPFSREPRPVYAPELDLLGFDRFWRYDRQTDAPYMWAEANQYFYRGRLVARLKGGNAFTAPEIIIPEEENGQPVRPEPDGGKLRPVDLAAMVAANRELLEILERTTVRRIVDAYARHRKRLDCFHVAFSGGKDSCVLLDLVKKALPKGSFVVVFGDTGMEFPDTYEVVRQTQAQCQAEEIPFYIARSHFKPEESWQLFGPPSRVLRWCCSVHKSAPQTLKLREITGKTDYTGLAFVGVRAHESATRAKYEYENFGKKQRGQYSNNPILEWTSAEIWLYIYQ, from the coding sequence ATGTATTCCTACACCTACGATCCCGAAACCGGCGGACTTCTGCTCAACGCCTCGCCCGCCCCATTCTCCCGCGAACCCCGCCCGGTGTACGCGCCCGAGCTTGACCTTTTGGGCTTTGACCGCTTCTGGCGCTACGACAGACAGACGGACGCGCCCTATATGTGGGCCGAGGCCAACCAATACTTCTATCGCGGCAGGCTGGTGGCCAGGCTCAAGGGTGGTAACGCCTTCACCGCGCCGGAGATCATCATTCCCGAGGAGGAAAACGGCCAGCCTGTGCGCCCCGAGCCTGACGGCGGCAAGCTCCGGCCCGTTGATCTGGCCGCGATGGTGGCGGCCAACCGGGAGCTTTTGGAGATTCTGGAACGCACCACGGTGCGGCGCATCGTGGACGCCTACGCCCGCCACCGCAAACGGCTGGACTGCTTCCATGTGGCCTTTTCCGGGGGCAAGGACAGTTGCGTTCTGCTGGATCTGGTGAAAAAGGCCCTGCCCAAAGGCAGCTTTGTGGTGGTCTTTGGCGACACGGGCATGGAGTTCCCAGACACCTACGAAGTGGTGCGCCAAACCCAGGCCCAATGCCAGGCGGAGGAAATTCCCTTTTATATAGCCCGCTCCCACTTCAAGCCCGAAGAGTCGTGGCAGCTCTTTGGCCCGCCCTCGCGGGTGCTGCGCTGGTGCTGTTCGGTGCACAAAAGCGCACCGCAAACCCTGAAGTTGCGAGAAATCACAGGGAAAACAGATTACACCGGGTTGGCGTTTGTTGGAGTTCGAGCACACGAAAGCGCAACACGAGCAAAATACGAATACGAAAATTTTGGAAAAAAACAAAGAGGACAATACAGCAATAACCCTATACTTGAATGGACATCTGCTGAAATTTGGCTGTATATATATCAATAA